The genome window gcttgaaacttctactgtagggtttcCTGATGAAGGGTGTGATACTATaggttgtgatttttgttaatatatccATTAACTATATtctcaaaatacataaaatgttCGAATAAAAAGTGCACTATATAAGGTTAAAGTAAAACCCTTTAACTGGCCATACCCCCTCGAAGAATCGGTAGCAAATTTTTACTCTAATGCTTTCCCCTTTGCCACTAAACCCAACAAGGAATATAACAATATGTATGAACTGTTTCGAGTTATGAATAAGTAATCCAACTCCTCAGTCATCTTATCATTGTGTCCAGCAACAACCGTTCTCTGAAAACattaatttacaaatttacTCTAATGAAGACTATTTCATAGATTTGTGCTACATTGCAagtcaaaatctaaaaataaaaaccaactgCTATCGACGAATTATTCTAGGAAAACTGTGTACTACAGAATTTGTTTAGACAAATTAGTGAAAACATGAATGGAGCATTGGTGAGAACTAGTAACAATCTATCAAACTATACAAACTACGTACAATTTGTGTTGGTGGAACCTGTGTCCTTCAAAAAATTAAGGGGCTTAGTCATTGGACATGAATATAAATCGGACACTAACTCTACTAATAGTCTTAGAGAGACAACAACTAGTGATTTACATTTAGTTGGGaagaaaaaatcatgaaatatttaatattcatCAGTGAGATTTGACCAGCCGACGTGAAGATTTGTAAAAAGTTATTACTTGCCCTCGCCTGCTTTATTTTGCGAAAAGTAGTTGCTGATGCGCTTGATGCAACAGTCTCTCACATTTCAGCAATACTTAATGTACGAAAACAGCAGGTTTTGCGTTCTGTTAATTGGCaattgaaaaattcagaaccaggagaaataatatcaaactctTTCTGGACTTGTGATCCTGAGGTCAAGGATTCGAGACCCGGTGGTGTTggctatttggtttggaacgacGGTCACGTGTGACCCTTTAAGTTCATTCAGGGTCAATTCAGCTCTTCTGTAAAAATCCGGGGTAAAAACACGGAAAGGGTCAGATGATTTGCCTCCAGCCACACTTTGTACTCCCGACCAAAACTATTGAATCAGGAGATTGATACCTGCTTAACGTAAACCATTAGTCCGCAagcaaataagtttttttcttaagctagaaaaaatagctttttctaGCTAGTTTCTAGCTCaatatcaaaaaaagaaaaaattatttttctttatttgataaatggctttctcatagattatttgaagcaatgtcaTATACGTTATTTTCATATGAAGTATCACTCTCGTTAACAGCCAAAGAAAATCAGTAGGCTTAAAATCATAGTAGCCATTGTCTTCAGTGCTATGACGTAGATaccatatttaagaattaacgacgcttcttgactactatggtccctgcgtcggccctgcagtgcattcctgcagcgtgattcgatctctgggcgTAGATACCATACTCTCTTGTTATTCCAGCATTTGAAACGTAGATCAGGTTCTTCTTCCCAATACAATTTAAAACTACAACAATACCTGtctcttagaaataaactaaagtTATGTATAggctttttttcaatcatgtcagggtaagtattttcccattgatcCCATTTATCATAGTGGCAATTGCAGCAAGGGAAGCCTCTAGAGTTAGAAACACAAACCTCTTCAACACAGTTATTCAAGTCTACAATTGGTGGAGCATATCCTCTAAGCAATTTACTTAGATTGCTTAATATACACTTTCCGTCAATGTCATCAAGAATAGTGCAACTCTCACATGACAATCagctgaaagaaattttttttttatttagaggCATTTCtatgttcaaaaataaaataataacatagTTAGTTATCTTACTCTTTTTCACAAAGTGACTCTGATCATTGTCTTAAATATATTTCATGATtacatttaatcattctagtatcTATGTACAAGTATTGTATTAACTTTTGCAGCGAAGCATAACTGTTTCTCCAACTTGAGTTTGCTCAATGATATCGCATATCTTGCAAATATCTCATCCGATTCGAGGGTTAGCCAATAACCCCTTATAATTTCTACTGCAACATTGGGTGCTCTTATTTGCATTTCACTACCGCTCGCACCTTCAACTACCAACAGAGTAAAGCCAATCTTATCCAAAAGTGAAATGTTTTCTACAAAAAAGCTTAAAGTAAATCTATATTCATAGTGTTATCGTTCTGAAGTCTTCTAAACACTCTATatacaaatttgattaaaaaccGTCTTagcaattattataaaaaaaacaattgatatTATCACacaacctgtcacaaatagacctgcaagatcagcagccaaaaaagcaagattagcacTTAAAATGTGTTTCTAcgaaaaaacacattttctacgaaaaatatgtttcttatatttGCAGTGTTATCGTTCTGAAGTCTTCTACACTGCTgccctaaaaatattatataggaGCAACGAACTACCCGGTTCACTAGCTGATAATACTGTAATAGATTCCTTAGGGTCAAGAAACTCTTCTGTAAGCCCGATAAGCCCTGTAATGACGTTGGGGAAACATTTGTGCTAGGAAGCattacattgcaaaaaaaaaatctgggctATTGTCAGATTACAAAGGATTCTGGAACCAAAACAAGCTagcaaaaaaatgctttttaccCGCGAAACCCGTTTGGGGTCTTAAAATGGTCTACATTGATACCTATCTATGTATTGAAAAGCATAACATTACCTATGGGGTATGTGTGTTGTCGGATTACAAAGGTTTTTGCAGGCAAATGGTTATCAATAAATGTCGTTGACCTTTAATAGCGCACCCGCTATGTCCGCAAGCTAGCAAACTTTCATTTTGTACATTTAAATTGGCTAAAAACCTAATTCGTTGATATTTAAATCTGGAAAATCCTTTATCATTGACAAGGTCctttgaatttataaaaataaattgtatgtatttttgtatgtttgaggatTGACgccattataaggattgagcattatgacgttattataattatataagggtttgtatatgacgtcattataagtatataaggcttgcgattcaaaaagaaatcttagtataaatcctacaattcagtttttcagtttttagttttttttttatgttgcatgttcaagagtcggtaaacctgacaatctatttatatgtcccccaacggtagtttttatatatatagatagattcggtcgttatttgtgtcccggtgtccctgtctgtaatttctctttgagtgtcccggtcgttatttatattccctgtctcctggtgtcctggtcgtcatttgtgtcccggtattccggtctgtaatttcatcagttgacaaatatgacgtcgtcataacaaacttgacgacaactaacttcatgacgacatacagctcaatccgaatgacgtcagtcgacagacagacaaacaacttatttttatatatatataaaatatatatatatatatatatattatatatatatatatatatatatatatatatatatatatatatatatatatatatatatatatatatatatatatatatatatatatatatatatatatatatatatatatatatatatatatatatatatatatatatatatatatatatatatatatatatatatatatatatatatatatatatatatatatatatatatatatatatatatatatatatatatatatatatatatatatatatatatatatatatatatatatatatatttatatatatatatatactagctgttggggtggcgcgaagcgctcccccaagcccccccgtgcgcgtaagtcgttacgcgccatattagttacgcgccattgtagttgtgtccctgtgtcctaggTTTttagcctgacaatctatttatatgcacagacaatgggacagcgaaaaatgttgtatattcgcaagttttacgtagttaatttgtattttatctatctatctatataagcATAAGCTGTATGTCTGCatgcttgtttgtttgtaaaaagagcgtttgcatatgacgtcattataggtatataaggctttgtatatgcacagacaatgggacagcgaagaatgatctatattcgcaagttttacatagttaaaagcacacacacacacacacacacacacatatatatatatatatatatatatatatatatatatatatatatatatatatatatatatatatatatatatatatatatatatatatatatatatatatatatatatatatatatatatatatatatatatatatatatatatatatatatatatatatatatatatatatatatatatatatatatatatatatatatatatatatatatatatatatatatatatatatatatatatatatatatatatatatatatatatatatatatatatttatatatttatatatataaaaataaattgtttgtctgtctgtctgtcgactgacgtcattatgaggattgatctgtatgtcgtcatgaagttagtcatcatataccaattcaaaaacgaaagtatacaagccgatgtagctgagttggtaacgcggtattttccaggttctaggttcgagaggttccaaattcgaaccttgaatacaaaagaagaaaaaaactaaaaaaggtaaaaactacaaaaaaaaataaaaagaaaaaaaataaaagaaactaaaaaagctaaaatactaaaaaaaactaataaaaggtaaaaaactaaaaactaataaagaaaaaaaaaactaaaaaacgtaaaaactacaaaactaaaaactaaaaaaaggtaaaaagtaaaaaaaactaaaaagaaagaaaaactaaaaactaataaaaaaactaaaaaaaaaactaaaaactgaaaaaggaaaaaaaaactaaaaaactaaaaagaaaaaagaaaaaactaaaaaagctaaaaaaaggtaaaaaccaataatataACTAaagacacagggatacaactacaatggcgcgtaactaatattggtagagcatacaggaggatatataaatgacgtcaggggcacagggaatgttcgattagcaatcaccatcaacaaagctcaagggcaatcgttagaaaaacgCAGTATAGACCTgaatagggattgttttcccatggacaattatatgttgcatgttcaagagtaagAACCTACAAGGGCAACAGACACGCAACTTTCGAGTTACtttctcttactttctctatcagccgcaagcctgttttcttgctgttcttgagattcctcgacacgctttcttttcttactttctctatcagccgcaagttttttggcgtagactctttgagcagctctttgagcactttcaacataattattccaagtagacatcttctaatttttactaattcgtGACGAGTTGAAGTCACGCGTTGAATAGCAggaacctaacaaaaaacaaaactaattctaaaatattcaggtaatttttcattttgaaataaaaactaaaaattattgctcagacaacataaatatttttgatgtttacataatagctttattgGTCGACTATtgcgtcgactgacgtcatgaagttagttgtcgtcatttttgctatgacggtgacgtcattaaagatatttaagacatgcgttcacgtagaaatctattaatgtttaactttaaaatgactgatgagcttacaatggcaacagccgaggaagatgctcaaagagtctatgccaaaaaacttgcttctgatagagaaagtcagaaaagaaagcgtgccgaggaatcaaaagaacagcaaggaaacaggcttgaggctgatagagaaagaaggaacagaaagtgtgccgaggaactaccagagcaacgcgaaagcagacttgctgctaaaagagaaagtgaaaaaagaaggcgtgccgaggaactaccagagcaacatgaaaccagacttgctgctaaaagagaaagtgaaaaaagaaggcgtgccgaggaatcacaagaacagcaagaaatcaggctggctgctgatagagaaagtaagaaaagaaagcgtgccgaggaatcagagcaacctgaaagttatcgcctggcattcaggtacagcctagtcgatgattatagcttgagtagatgtcttcaaatcgggactatgtccaaaatttgtccctattgcaaggccttgaaattcaatggtgaaacaatgggaatgtgttgcgcctcaggaaaagttaaacttcctctattggctgcaccaccagagccattgaagactttccttactagaactacgtcagaatctaagcgttttttgtcacaaatcagaaaatattactcatgtttccaaatgacgtcgtttggagcccaaatcgaaaatccagatcaaaatatgtctactttcaaaggaaaagggcaaatttatcatagagcagggtcttttctaccattctcaggcgagaatcataaatttttacaattgtacttcatcagtgatagaaattctgaattgaatgcacgttgcaaaatttctcccaacgttgaaaggacaatcgtttcccaattgcaacatcttttccacgaaaataataatttagtgcgtctgttcaaaacagccatcgatttgatgcctactgatacgcataaaattgttatttccgctgacaaaacgcctcctggccaacatgtgcgtagatacaatgctccaactatcgacgaagtggcgatcgttatggtcggtgatcagtttttacctcgagatattattcttcataagcgaaactctcagttgttaagaattgctgaaactcatcgatgctacgatgccctacaatatccaatcattttttgggatggagccgacggctatcactttaatattaaattgatgaatccagccactaacaaagaaatgaataagaaatgcagtgcaatgcattattattcctatagactaatgtttcggcaggatgaagaaaattatattttaaaatgccgtgaattgcttcaccaattcgtcgttgatatgtatgctaaaattgaatcagaacgtttgctatatatcctcctgaatcagaccaagctccgctctgaacaatacattcatttgcgagatgcagttataaatgacggtaataccacaaacgttggaagattagcaagtttaccttcgtcatatgctggcagtccccgtcatatgcatgaatatgctcaagatgctattgcgtatgttcgtctctatggtcgtccagatttatttattacatttacatgtaatcaatcttgggacgagatacagcagcttttacttcaaggacaatcggcggttcatagacatgacattacggcccgtgtctttcggcaaaacttaaaatcactgataaactacatagtaaaacttgaagtgtttgggccagtgcgatgctggatgtacttcgtggaatggcaaaaacgatgtttgccacacgcacatatactaatctggctacataaaaaaattacttcgaacgaaattgatgatttgatttccgctgaaatacctgatgaaaatgttgataaggggttacatgatattattgtacaaaatatgatacatggaccttgcggtgcactgaacgaaaactcaccatgcatggccaaaggaaggtgcacaaatcGATAttctcgacttttagtatccaacacaattactggcaatgatggttacccacaatttagaagaagatctactgaagatggcggtaaaatagcaataataaagaagcgtaacgataccaccatcgaagtagataaccagtgggttgttccatattccccattattatcaaaaacatttaatgcacacataaacgttgaatactgtaactccgtaaaggcaatcaaatacatatgtaaatacgtcaacaaaggcagtgacactgcagtttttggcttgcagcccgaaatcaaagatatcgacgaaatcttacaatatcaggctggaaaataaataagcagcaatgaagctgtttggcgaattctttcatttccgatacatgaacgtagtccagctgttgttcacttagcggtacatttacagaatggtcaacgtgtttatttctcggaaaccaacgtgcaagaaagagcccttaatccaccggatacaaagttaaccggtttcttttcgctttgctaaaatgattcttttgcaaaaaaactgctgtatactgaagtgccttcgtattactcgtggaatactaaaaataaagtatttgaacgtcgaaaacaggataagtcagtcgacggccaacctaccatcttcaaagataccacgataggaagactctacaccgttcaccccaatcaacatgaatgcttctttctgcgcctgcttttggtgaatgtacccggcccgacatcctttgagtatttgagaactgtaaacggtactatacatgacacttaccgtagtgcatgccaagctctgaatttattggagaatgaccaacactgggataactgcatcaatgacgcgtgcgaaacgtcaactccaagtcaaattcgtgcattgtttggcatcattttaacaacttgctctccatcagctcctacagagttacgggaaaaatataagtcaaaaatgtccgaagatatactccatcgaaaacattagagacgtcagatatgacttttgattttacatcagaaatttataactacacttgaGTTactatagaagatttgtgcgtacataTCAGCATGCAAACTAcgcagttttgcgttctttagccgcaagcctgttttcttgctgttcttgtgtttcctcggcacgctttcttttctcactttctctatcagccgcaagtctttttgcatagactctttgagcaactTCCTCGGTTGTTGCCATTgttggttcttcagtcattttacaattaaaaatttctctttcaacgatcttcttacaattaaaaatttgcctCTGAAcagttttcttaaatacttacgTCATAGCAAACATGActacaactaacttcatgacgacatacagctcaatccttataatgacgtcaatcgacagacagacagacacacaaacaaacaacttatttctgtatatatagatagataagttatttgtttgtgtgctgactgacgtcatgtttgtgtgtcgactgacttcaggtttgtcgacagacgtcattataaggattgagcattattccttcatgaggttgtttgtcgactgacctcatgtttgttatgacgtctAAGGCTTTGTaaatgacgttattataagtgtataagaaggcctttcaaagagaaatttttaatatagatcttaaactgacagaagaacctacaatggcagaagaaacagccgaggaagctgctcacagagctaatgccaaaaggcttgcggctaatagagaaagtatgaaaagaaagcgtgccgaggaatcacaacataAAAGAGAAATCTATTAAAGGCTTTGTGTGTGACGTCATTACAAGCATTTAGGAAGGCCTtccaaatagaaatttttaatatagatcttaaaatgacagaagaacctacaatggcagataatcgaccattccctgtgtcgccgtcgtcatttatatatccccctgtgcccccgacgtcccctttgtagttgtttccctgtgtcccggtcgtcatttatattccctgtgtcccggtcgtcatttgtgtcccggtgtcccagtctgtaatttctctttgagtgtcccggtcatcatttatattccttgtgtcctggtcgtcatttgtgtcccggtgtcccggtctgtatatacattcgtttttgaattagtcttttttttaggtattagttttttacctttttttaatttttttttagttatacctcatgattctaatgattgcccttgagctttgttgatggtgattgctaatcaaacattccctgtctccccatcttcatttatatatccccctgtgccccccagcgtccccgttgtagttgtgtccctgtgtcccggtcgtcatttatattccctgtgtcccggtcgtcatttgtgtcccggtgtttggtttttactttttttttagttttttttttagtttttatgtagtttttacctttttagtttttttttatttccatttcttttagttttgacgTCATGTCAAAATCAGTTTTGAAGTTCTGGAAACCAATATGGCAGTTAACTatctatcaaaaatttttaattccctggatctcccagaatttccaccacacgtactacaactaaaaataggtatATCAATAATACTGTTGCAAAATACTatcccaccaaagctttgcaaccgcaagcgacttgccgtaaagaaaaaatgggaaacgtaatagaggcaacaatcttgacacgGCCCTTAGAGGTTGAGGCTGTTCtcattcctcgcattcccatgattccaacggatctgccttttcagttcaaaagattgcaattcccaattcgattagcatttacaatcactgtcaacaaagctcaaggaaaatccttagaaaaatgcggtatagatctgaatacggattgtttttctcatggacaattttatgttgcatataatttgggggaggggctgaggaGACTAGCTGACACTCCACGTGTTGCTGTGGTGGCGCTGctccaaatatcaaaatatataagcaaaatatgtgccaaacatttcaaaatatGCGTCAAAATATCTTGATCTTACTTGCATTAAAAGGATTTTAGATGCAGTTAATATTGTTTATTGGAATTCGTTATAATGGGAATTTATTCTTggttataattttgattttgaattccaaatcttaaaaattttctttttgaatttggtGTAAGGTGCAGAGTTACTAATTTTACTGAAGTATTTTACCACCACTGCGTGACTATTTTCTATAGCGTAGTCGACTGGCTTCTTGGAAAGGGAGTCTTTAGCGTCTTTATTTGCACCGTATTTGATCAaaactttacacatttttaagTTACCCAGGAACGCAGCAACATGCAAGGAGGTGATTTTGTAAACTTGTGTAAATTCTGTCTCGACAGTCCCTAAATTTGGGTTTGCATCTTTTTTTAGAAGATGTTTTGCAACTTCAAGATGTTGGTGGCGAACTGCATAAAATAGTGGTGTCCTCGAGGCATAATCTTGCGCATCTATATCAGCACCTTTATCAATTAGATCTTCACAAATTTCAAGTCTCCCATGAGAAGCTGCATTATGTAAATATGTTCTCCAGTTGTTGTCTTTCTCTTTTATGTTTATTCTACattttatagtattttgttGATCACATTTTTTGGCACAATGTGGTGACTTTGAATTATCCATAACCGTCGTAAGGATAatcttattgttattttttatggcaTAATTTAAATACATCGTATTTTCTTTACTCTTCATATCTATTACAAATTTACCATTGATTTCCTTAAGTTTTAGTTCATTCCTGTTTGAAATACTTCAAAAGATTTTtgtcaaagtaaaattttattgataaaacaatcacaaaatatttatgcattttttctttatacatttAAGTAAAGAAATTGTAATTTAGCCACAACATATGCTCATGCTTACAATGTTTCAGAGAGCTTTCGTTTTTTAGTCAAAAGATAACTCCTAAAAGTTTGTAGAAAAGACTAAAATCAATGAATCTGTAGAGACTATGAAACCCAACAACTGGATTAGATAATCTCAACCTTTTTTGAGGTACCCTCTTAGTAATCTAAGATCAGGCGAGATATGAGTACGCAGGGTCGTAAATCTAAAAGAACAGCATTCCCGCTAGTGTCAAACATGATTATACAAAAGATTAGCATCATTATTGCTGCTGACTACAACCTAGTAGTGAACCAACTCTAGCACATATCGTTTGAAGATTTAGAACGCATTTCGGAGGAAAAAATCAAGTAAGGAAGTATCCCCGcttgaagctgattcaggaatggtaactgttCCGTTGATTAATGCTTTTGCTATGAGTTTGTTGCAAAAGAAATtttgggaattttgaaaaatatcctgAAATCTTAAGAAAATGGTAATGGATCCTAACGAAAACTGCACCTTTGAAGTCACCACAGCTGAAAACTCAAATTAGGAGAAATTAAATCCCCAATcttgagcaaaatgaaaatcacttttttgcattggTAGCAGTAACGCATCTCCTTGCTAGTCATGCCATGCTTTGCAAACTTTAAGTGCGatcaaaattaaacttaaatttaGAGATCACTCATTGTGGTCAACAAGGAAAAATGGTTGAGTCTTCTGTGTTTTCACATCAACTGATGATACTAAGATTATCATTGCCGTGTATATTTCTCCTAACTTTTCAGTGATTAATCTTAGTTTATGACAGCCTTTAACTTGGGTAAGGAAAACCAAATCTTCgttcatttttgctttttcctcTATTGCAACTGTACTTGCATTCTTAATCTCAAGGTTTGAATGAACATTATGTGAAGGTAACAGATTTCAAGTGTTTTTGATATCATCGTAAGCTCAGCACTAAATAGGAATCCATACCCTGCATCTAGCCTGTGTTTTATACCAGTCAAGTCCTTTCTATGATCTGATGTATTTTGTCCGGGTATGTACCATGATACACTGATGGtttgtcgtaaaaacttaatCAGACCACCTTCAACAACTGGTAACTCTAAAGCATACTTTATTGTTACAATTAGTGCTCAATTTGGAGGTGAATTACCAATCATTGCCTCAAAATATCAGGGAACTTTTATCCAGGAAGGATTGCACGTTGTTTACTTCAATGAGCTTCTTCTTGGATGTGCTTGTAAACGAGGTTTCATTCCGTAATTCCTTGTGACCCGTGGGATTGAACCTGCCAACTTTCGCTCCGAAGGTACagcttaaattcaaattttgtcagaTGTTGGGGCTGATCCCTCGATTCTTGGTGCGACTTGGATAAGTTCTTGAAACACCTATCCACATTCCCTGGACTGGCTGCTACACTTCTTCTTGGTGTGGTCGGTTTATCTTTCTCTTTAATAATCCAAcgaatttctttattttcttacaaAGTACAAAAATAATACACTGCTGCAAACAACATCATCAACAGTAAACTTGTATGTGGCTTCTATCTTGAGGTTTTAATAggcttttagttttatattctttttcttttcagataGTTTACTTCGAGTTTTAtagattactagctgttggtgtggcgcttagTGCCACACCGATACCTAGTTGGTAGGAgcacttcgtgccccccaagctcccccgtgcgcgtaagtcgttaggcgccatattagttacgcgccattatagttgtgtccctgtgtcccacctgtgaatatagatagatatatatatgtttttaactacgtaaaacttgcaaagatataacattcttcgctgtcccattgtctgtgcatataaatagattgtcaggtttaccgattgTCAGgtttcggtaatttctcttttagccgcacgcctgtttttacgttgctcttgtgattcttcggcacactttcttttg of Artemia franciscana chromosome 3, ASM3288406v1, whole genome shotgun sequence contains these proteins:
- the LOC136025500 gene encoding serine/threonine-protein phosphatase 6 regulatory ankyrin repeat subunit B-like, producing the protein MDNSKSPHCAKKCDQQNTIKCRINIKEKDNNWRTYLHNAASHGRLEICEDLIDKGADIDAQDYASRTPLFYAVRHQHLEVAKHLLKKDANPNLGTVETEFTQVYKITSLHVAAFLGNLKMCKVLIKYGANKDAKDSLSKKPVDYAIENSHAVVRQIFNCKKIVEREIFNCKMTEEPTMATTEEVAQRVYAKRLAADRESEKRKRAEETQEQQENRLAAKERKTA